Proteins encoded together in one Muntiacus reevesi chromosome 22, mMunRee1.1, whole genome shotgun sequence window:
- the RCHY1 gene encoding RING finger and CHY zinc finger domain-containing protein 1: MASAAREDGDRGQVQTRRGCEHYDRGCLLKAPCCDKLYTCRLCHDNNEDHQLDRFKVKEVQCINCEKIQRAQQTCEECSTLFGEYYCSVCHLFDKDKKQYHCENCGICRIGPKEDFFHCLKCNLCLAVNLQGKHKCIENVSRQDCPICLEDIHTSRIVAHVLPCGHLLHRTCYEEMVKEGYRCPLCMHSAFDMSRYWRQLDDEVAQTPMPSEYQNMTVDILCNDCNGRSTVQFHIVGMKCNICESYNTAQAGGCRISVDQQ, encoded by the exons ATGGCGTCCGCGGCGCGGGAAGATGGCGACCGCGGGCAAGTCCAAACGCGGCGGGGCTGCGAGCACTATGACAGGGGATGTCTCCTGAAG GCACCTTGCTGTGACAAGCTTTATACTTGCCGATTGTGTCATGACAACAATGAAGATCATCAGCTAGATCGCTTTAAAGTAAAGGAAGTGCAGTGcataaactgtgaaaaaattcAGCGT gcaCAACAGACATGTGAGGAATGTAGCACATTATTTGGAGAATATTATTGCAGTGTATGCCATCTGTTTGACAAAGACAAGAAACAGTATCATTGTGAAAACTGTGGAATTTGTAG GATTGGTCCGAAAGAAGATTTTTTCCACTGTTTGAAATGTAACTTATGCCTTGCAGTGAATCTCCAAGGGAAGCACAAG tgtattgaaaatgttTCCCGGCAGGATTGTCCAATATGTTTGGAG GACATTCACACATCTCGTATCGTTGCTCACGTCTTGCCATGTGGACATCTTTTACATAG AACGTGTTATGAAGAAATGGTGAAAGA AGGCTACAGATGTCCATTGTGTATGCACTCTGCTTTTGATATGAGTAGGTACTGGAGACAACTGGATGATGAGGTAGCACAGACTCCTATGCCCTCAGAATATCAGAACATGACTGTGGAT ATTCTCTGCAATGATTGCAATGGAAGATCTACAGTTCAGTTCCATATAGTAGGCATGAAGTGTAATATTTGTGAATCCTACAATACCGCTCAGGCTGGAGGATGTAGAATTTCAGTAGATCAGCAATGA